In Desulfovibrio oxyclinae DSM 11498, a single genomic region encodes these proteins:
- a CDS encoding type I restriction enzyme HsdR N-terminal domain-containing protein → MHETSLGGTLRDYLTGEEIEETTYEEFRQALAKLLVEEKGYPKDRLRAKVNLEYVIDGEKYDRPIDLVVYDEDDNPIFVIIFCSGDIGSYERETVCAARLIGEMPAPNALVTDTMDASLMDVKTGDCIAGGMQAVPSWEELKKMAAEAERTALTEEQRERQTRIFHTYNGFLFGSCCSESCPAPKKSGD, encoded by the coding sequence ATGCATGAAACCAGTCTGGGCGGAACGCTCAGGGATTACCTGACTGGCGAAGAGATCGAGGAGACCACCTACGAGGAATTCCGTCAGGCGCTGGCCAAGCTGCTGGTGGAGGAAAAGGGATACCCGAAGGACCGGCTCAGGGCCAAGGTCAATCTCGAATATGTCATTGATGGTGAGAAGTATGACCGCCCTATTGATCTGGTGGTCTACGACGAGGACGACAACCCGATTTTCGTGATCATCTTCTGTTCGGGCGACATTGGAAGCTATGAGCGGGAAACCGTATGCGCCGCGAGGCTCATCGGCGAGATGCCCGCTCCGAACGCATTGGTCACGGACACCATGGACGCCTCTCTGATGGATGTGAAAACTGGCGACTGCATTGCTGGCGGCATGCAGGCGGTTCCTTCATGGGAGGAATTGAAGAAGATGGCCGCCGAAGCGGAACGCACCGCGCTTACCGAGGAGCAGCGGGAGCGTCAGACCCGCATTTTCCATACATACAATGGATTCCTCTTTGGCAGCTGCTGTAGTGAATCCTGTCCGGCACCTAAGAAGTCCGGGGACTAG
- a CDS encoding ferredoxin produces the protein MTESKKHDIGLDLGACNGCYGCVDLNPEIFGWDDDSERPFLIRQEATRDEIAEAIACCPGDCIFLEDED, from the coding sequence ATGACCGAAAGCAAGAAACACGACATCGGCCTAGACCTCGGAGCATGCAACGGCTGCTACGGATGCGTGGACCTCAACCCCGAAATATTCGGATGGGACGACGATTCCGAGCGACCATTCCTCATCAGGCAAGAAGCCACGCGCGACGAGATCGCGGAGGCAATAGCCTGCTGCCCCGGGGATTGCATCTTTCTCGAAGACGAGGACTAG
- a CDS encoding phosphotransferase family protein, which produces MSRNSQIYDYLQSSGWLEVSGPESVTFLAAGEYNENHLVRSAGGDLYVFRINHGSQLGLENQVGYEFRVLRAVEASGVTPKPLHVDPAGTDVFPNGVLLMEYLPGGPLDYAEDWQGAAQVFSAVHAVPVPEGLVVQADPVRDIAAESLELVHRYPDHPRKRERDMILRYRDTVLELADESADLFASDPFCVVNTEVNSGNFIVDRDGEGAGPRVKLVDWEKAVVSSRFQDIGHFLVPTTTLWKTDFRFDDEGKRAFVSEYRQFAGLDMSLSDCLRGADVMERTILLRAMSWCFMAWYEYTRPGRLLKNEFTFGRIERYLDEMECFLALKG; this is translated from the coding sequence ATGAGCAGAAACTCTCAGATATACGATTATCTCCAATCATCCGGATGGCTGGAAGTGTCCGGACCCGAGTCCGTGACGTTTCTCGCCGCGGGTGAATACAATGAGAATCATCTTGTGCGGTCCGCGGGCGGTGATTTGTATGTCTTTCGCATCAATCACGGCTCACAGCTCGGTCTTGAGAATCAGGTTGGGTATGAATTCCGGGTGCTTCGCGCGGTGGAAGCGTCCGGCGTGACACCGAAACCCCTTCACGTGGACCCGGCCGGTACGGATGTGTTTCCCAATGGCGTTCTACTCATGGAATATCTGCCGGGAGGGCCACTGGATTACGCTGAGGACTGGCAGGGGGCAGCTCAGGTCTTTTCGGCTGTCCATGCGGTGCCGGTGCCTGAAGGGCTGGTCGTGCAGGCTGACCCGGTGCGGGACATCGCCGCTGAAAGCCTTGAACTGGTGCACCGCTACCCGGATCATCCCAGAAAGCGTGAACGGGACATGATCCTGCGATACCGGGATACTGTGCTTGAATTGGCCGACGAGTCTGCGGACCTGTTCGCCTCGGATCCGTTCTGCGTTGTCAACACGGAGGTGAATTCGGGGAACTTCATAGTGGACCGGGACGGTGAAGGGGCCGGGCCCCGGGTCAAGCTCGTGGACTGGGAAAAGGCAGTGGTCTCAAGCCGTTTTCAGGATATCGGGCATTTCCTCGTGCCCACCACGACCCTCTGGAAGACAGACTTTCGTTTCGACGACGAGGGCAAGCGCGCCTTTGTGAGCGAGTATCGTCAATTCGCCGGGCTGGACATGTCCCTGAGCGACTGTCTTCGTGGGGCGGATGTCATGGAGCGGACCATCCTGCTGCGTGCCATGAGCTGGTGCTTCATGGCCTGGTACGAATACACCCGTCCGGGGAGACTGCTTAAAAACGAGTTCACCTTTGGACGCATTGAACGCTATCTGGATGAAATGGAATGTTTTTTGGCGTTGAAGGGCTGA
- a CDS encoding ABC transporter ATP-binding protein — translation MFFGVEGLTKTYEAAPVLEDVTFGMEKGEMVSIIGPSGAGKTTLLKLVAGLDRPTSGRVIFQNEPSRENPVIMVFQDYVLFPSMTVCENVAFGLRARRLSGDEVRRRVMEVLDYFGLVSKADAYPEHLSGGQRQRVAIARGLVVNPMMLLLDEPFANLDRNLKLQTAEFIRETQRNFGVTTLSVTHDLEEAFVMSDRIGLVMDGRLVQFGEARDVYFNPVHEDAARFLGPLNVLEGEVLTLMGCEGTQRRAVRPESLLLHPREDGAGRVLCADFAGHFTKYLVEVGDTVITVYGTDSALRHGDRVAIEIIE, via the coding sequence ATGTTTTTTGGCGTTGAAGGGCTGACAAAGACTTATGAGGCGGCACCGGTGCTGGAGGATGTGACCTTCGGCATGGAAAAGGGGGAGATGGTCTCGATCATCGGCCCGAGCGGGGCGGGCAAGACCACGCTGCTCAAGCTGGTGGCGGGGCTGGATAGGCCGACGTCCGGCAGGGTGATCTTTCAGAATGAGCCCTCCCGGGAGAACCCGGTGATCATGGTTTTTCAGGACTATGTGCTTTTCCCATCCATGACGGTCTGCGAAAACGTGGCCTTCGGGCTTCGGGCCAGACGTCTGTCTGGGGACGAAGTCCGGCGCAGAGTCATGGAGGTGTTGGACTACTTCGGGCTTGTCTCCAAGGCCGATGCCTACCCGGAGCATCTTTCCGGTGGTCAGCGGCAGCGCGTTGCCATTGCGCGTGGGCTGGTGGTGAATCCCATGATGCTCCTGCTCGACGAGCCTTTTGCCAACCTTGACCGGAATCTCAAGCTTCAGACCGCCGAATTCATACGGGAAACACAAAGGAATTTCGGAGTGACCACATTGAGTGTCACCCATGATCTGGAGGAGGCCTTTGTCATGTCCGACCGCATCGGGCTGGTCATGGACGGGCGGCTGGTGCAGTTCGGTGAAGCTCGCGACGTCTATTTCAATCCGGTTCACGAAGATGCTGCGCGGTTTCTCGGGCCGCTCAACGTGCTTGAGGGAGAGGTGCTGACCTTGATGGGATGCGAGGGAACACAACGTCGGGCAGTACGGCCGGAATCCCTGCTTCTCCATCCGCGTGAGGACGGCGCGGGGCGGGTGCTGTGCGCGGATTTTGCCGGGCACTTCACGAAATATCTTGTCGAGGTTGGCGATACTGTTATAACCGTTTACGGTACCGATTCCGCCCTGCGCCATGGAGACAGGGTGGCAATTGAAATCATTGAATGA